Proteins encoded in a region of the Oscillospiraceae bacterium MB24-C1 genome:
- a CDS encoding 4Fe-4S binding protein: MIRKIIHIDEDKCNGCAACVTACHEGAIGMVNGKAKLMHDHYCDGLGDCLPVCPTGAITFEEREAAAYDEAAVKANQAAKEAAGGCATGGCPGSRAHAIARESIPALPTRELTSQLRQWPVQIKLAAINAPFFDGANLLIAADCTAYAYGDFHSRFIRNHVTLIGCPKLDEGDYAEKLAQIIRSNDIKSVTVVRMEVPCCGGIENAVKRALQASGKFIPWQVVTISTDGRILD; encoded by the coding sequence ATGATTAGAAAAATCATTCACATTGATGAGGATAAATGCAACGGCTGCGCCGCCTGCGTCACAGCCTGCCATGAAGGTGCCATTGGCATGGTTAACGGAAAAGCCAAGCTCATGCACGATCATTACTGCGACGGTTTAGGCGACTGTCTACCGGTTTGCCCCACCGGCGCTATCACCTTTGAAGAGCGCGAGGCTGCCGCCTATGACGAAGCAGCCGTCAAAGCAAATCAGGCTGCAAAGGAAGCAGCGGGTGGATGCGCCACCGGCGGCTGCCCTGGCTCAAGAGCACACGCTATTGCCCGCGAGTCCATACCCGCCTTGCCGACCAGAGAACTCACCTCGCAATTGCGACAGTGGCCGGTTCAAATCAAATTAGCCGCAATCAATGCGCCGTTTTTCGATGGTGCCAACCTGCTGATTGCCGCCGATTGTACCGCTTATGCCTATGGCGATTTCCATAGCCGTTTTATACGAAACCATGTCACACTAATCGGCTGCCCAAAGCTTGATGAGGGCGACTACGCCGAAAAGCTTGCCCAAATAATTCGCAGCAATGACATTAAAAGTGTCACCGTTGTACGCATGGAGGTTCCCTGCTGCGGCGGCATTGAAAATGCGGTTAAGCGCGCTTTGCAAGCCAGCGGAAAGTTTATTCCCTGGCAGGTTGTCACCATTTCGACCGATGGCAGAATATTGGATTAA
- a CDS encoding metal-dependent transcriptional regulator, translating to MVIHASAEDYLEVILVLTERLGLVRSIDIVNELGYSKPSISVAMKKLRENGYIEMDSEGYIRLLPPGMEIAQRIYRRHKLLKSFLISLGVDETTAAEDACKIEHCISEETFLKLAEHVEQDNAN from the coding sequence ATGGTTATACACGCCTCTGCCGAAGATTACCTTGAGGTGATACTAGTTCTGACCGAGCGTCTCGGGTTGGTACGCTCCATTGATATTGTCAACGAACTGGGATATTCAAAGCCCAGTATTAGCGTCGCGATGAAGAAGCTGCGCGAAAATGGCTACATTGAAATGGATAGCGAAGGTTACATACGCCTTTTGCCGCCCGGCATGGAGATTGCTCAGCGTATTTATCGTCGGCATAAGTTGCTTAAAAGCTTTTTAATCAGCCTTGGGGTTGATGAAACCACCGCGGCTGAGGATGCCTGCAAAATTGAACATTGTATTAGTGAAGAAACCTTTCTTAAGCTGGCTGAGCATGTCGAACAGGATAACGCCAACTGA
- the hcp gene encoding hydroxylamine reductase — MNTKMFCFQCEQTAGCTSCTGSAGVCGKKADTANLQDELTGALIGLARAIGNDTPAHSTDQLMLEGLFTTITNVNFNDETLTALIEKIHAEKALYAPGCAGCPSACEKGSDYDMHSLWDDNEDVRSLKSLILFGLRGMAAYAYHAFVLGYEDAEVSGFFYEGMAALGEDLDVPTLLPLVLKVGEVNLKCMALLDAANTGTYGTPKPTTVSMTVEKGPFIVISGHDLLDLKQLLEQTEGKGINIYTHGEMLPAHGYPELKKHPHLKGNFGTAWQSQQKEFDGIPAPILFTTNCLMPPKPSYKDRVFTTEVVSYPKLVHIGENKDFTPVIEKALELGGYQEDTEFTGINGGKTLMTGFGHGTVLSVADKVIDAVKSGAIRHFFLVGGCDGAKPGRNYYTEFVKKAPDDTVILTLACGKYRFNDLDIGSIGGLPRLMDMGQCNDAYSAIKVAIALAEAFDCGVNDLPLSLVLSWYEQKAVCILLTLLHLGIKNILLGPTLPAFVSKNVLNVLVENYGIAPITTPDEDLKKLLG; from the coding sequence ATGAACACAAAAATGTTTTGCTTCCAGTGCGAACAGACAGCGGGATGTACCAGCTGTACTGGGAGCGCAGGTGTGTGTGGCAAAAAGGCCGACACCGCTAATTTGCAGGATGAACTGACCGGTGCGCTCATTGGATTGGCCCGTGCAATTGGCAATGACACACCGGCGCACAGCACCGACCAGCTTATGCTTGAAGGATTGTTTACCACTATTACCAATGTCAATTTTAACGACGAGACACTCACTGCGCTGATCGAGAAAATCCACGCCGAAAAGGCGCTGTATGCTCCAGGATGTGCAGGCTGTCCTTCGGCCTGTGAGAAAGGCAGCGACTATGATATGCATTCCCTTTGGGATGACAACGAGGATGTTCGCTCGCTGAAGTCACTGATTCTGTTCGGACTGCGCGGCATGGCCGCCTATGCCTATCACGCCTTTGTCCTCGGATATGAGGACGCAGAGGTCAGCGGATTTTTCTATGAGGGCATGGCCGCCCTCGGCGAGGATTTGGATGTTCCGACGCTACTTCCCCTCGTTTTAAAGGTTGGCGAAGTCAACCTTAAGTGTATGGCACTTCTCGACGCTGCCAACACCGGCACTTACGGCACCCCCAAGCCCACGACGGTATCCATGACAGTCGAAAAAGGCCCGTTCATCGTCATCTCGGGCCATGATCTACTCGATCTTAAGCAACTTTTAGAGCAGACCGAGGGCAAAGGCATTAACATTTATACCCATGGCGAAATGCTGCCCGCACACGGTTACCCCGAGCTAAAAAAGCATCCGCATCTTAAGGGCAATTTTGGCACGGCATGGCAAAGCCAGCAGAAGGAGTTTGATGGAATTCCCGCGCCGATTCTGTTCACCACCAATTGCCTGATGCCGCCCAAGCCCAGCTATAAAGATCGGGTATTCACCACTGAGGTGGTCTCCTACCCCAAACTAGTGCATATTGGCGAAAATAAAGACTTCACCCCCGTTATTGAAAAAGCGCTGGAATTGGGCGGCTATCAAGAGGATACCGAATTCACTGGCATCAACGGCGGCAAGACACTTATGACCGGCTTTGGACACGGCACAGTTTTATCCGTTGCTGATAAGGTCATCGATGCGGTAAAGTCCGGTGCAATCCGCCACTTCTTCCTCGTCGGCGGCTGCGACGGTGCAAAGCCCGGCAGAAACTATTACACCGAGTTTGTCAAAAAGGCCCCTGATGATACCGTTATTTTAACTTTGGCATGCGGAAAATACCGTTTTAATGACCTGGATATCGGTTCAATTGGAGGGCTTCCCAGATTGATGGATATGGGTCAGTGCAACGACGCTTACAGCGCCATAAAGGTTGCCATTGCGCTTGCTGAGGCGTTCGACTGCGGCGTCAACGACCTACCGCTCTCGCTGGTACTCTCGTGGTACGAACAAAAAGCGGTGTGCATCCTTCTGACACTGCTGCATTTAGGGATAAAGAATATTCTGCTCGGCCCAACGCTACCCGCCTTTGTTTCTAAAAACGTGCTCAACGTGTTGGTTGAAAACTACGGAATCGCCCCTATCACCACCCCCGATGAGGATTTGAAAAAGCTACTCGGATAA
- a CDS encoding cyclic-di-AMP receptor has product MKLIFAIVSNEDASRVQAALTSANFQVTRLATTGGFLMAGNTTFLCGTDNDKVDEVIAIVSEHSKSRTHTIPSAASYGVGMYTTYPVKVPVGGATIFVTDIDRFEKV; this is encoded by the coding sequence ATGAAGCTTATTTTTGCAATTGTATCAAACGAGGATGCTTCGCGTGTGCAAGCAGCCCTTACTTCAGCAAACTTTCAGGTCACCCGCCTTGCCACGACCGGCGGCTTTTTAATGGCCGGCAACACCACTTTTTTGTGTGGAACTGATAACGACAAGGTGGATGAGGTCATCGCCATTGTCTCTGAGCATTCAAAATCGCGCACCCATACCATCCCCTCCGCCGCATCTTATGGTGTTGGCATGTACACCACCTACCCTGTGAAAGTACCGGTGGGCGGCGCAACCATTTTTGTCACCGATATAGACCGTTTTGAAAAGGTGTAA
- a CDS encoding GGDEF domain-containing protein — translation MRSLSYYGHSHADYIICKKTISLTNRETIEYVIKMALIIMPCLVAASFMLPFIERHRLTYIVTVPLLVVMALAFRYLRFLRENSILSAYLLMTVLYGFAIALAIAIEDRTSSVFNLLLVILPVFLIDNFLRMSLYTLVVSCIYCTISYQVKLTSIAAHEIFICLCFYCISVMTHYYVNHRVISGMLSDRKRDDALASYQKAQQELRAQVQKDPLTGLYNRSAFIEQAVLQLKKCRELSGYPALGILDLDHFKEINDTFGHQAGDQVLVGVASILQKTLRDTDIVGRLGGDEYIFVLTEIGDEVAAAAILTELLERVSQLGRDLGIPVHGSVGVVVALDERDLFDSLYYKADIALYNAKNTGRNRYVFYTEGGRK, via the coding sequence ATGCGGTCACTTAGTTATTATGGGCATTCCCATGCGGACTATATAATTTGTAAAAAGACTATCTCTCTAACCAATAGAGAGACAATTGAGTATGTCATCAAGATGGCGCTCATTATTATGCCGTGTCTGGTGGCCGCGTCGTTTATGCTGCCGTTTATTGAACGGCACCGCCTAACTTATATTGTTACCGTGCCACTGCTTGTTGTAATGGCCTTGGCATTTAGGTACCTGCGTTTTTTAAGGGAAAACAGCATTCTAAGTGCCTATCTGTTGATGACAGTATTGTATGGATTTGCCATAGCACTTGCAATAGCCATTGAAGATCGGACCTCATCTGTCTTTAACCTTCTGCTTGTCATTTTGCCGGTCTTTTTGATCGACAATTTCCTGCGTATGTCGTTATACACGCTGGTAGTCAGTTGTATTTACTGCACTATATCGTACCAAGTCAAGCTAACGTCGATAGCAGCACATGAAATTTTCATCTGCCTGTGCTTTTACTGCATTTCAGTCATGACGCATTATTATGTTAATCATCGGGTTATCAGCGGGATGCTCAGCGATCGAAAGCGTGACGACGCATTGGCGTCATATCAGAAGGCGCAGCAAGAGCTGCGCGCCCAGGTGCAGAAAGACCCGTTGACTGGACTTTACAATCGCAGTGCATTTATTGAACAGGCTGTTTTACAGTTGAAAAAATGCCGGGAACTGTCAGGGTATCCAGCGCTGGGTATTCTGGATTTAGACCATTTTAAAGAAATTAATGATACTTTTGGTCATCAGGCGGGTGATCAGGTGCTTGTCGGGGTTGCGTCGATACTGCAAAAAACGTTGCGTGATACTGATATCGTCGGGCGTTTGGGTGGTGACGAGTACATTTTTGTGTTGACCGAAATCGGTGATGAAGTGGCGGCGGCTGCCATTTTAACAGAACTACTCGAACGGGTAAGCCAGTTGGGCCGGGACTTGGGAATTCCGGTGCATGGCTCAGTGGGGGTGGTTGTTGCGCTCGACGAACGAGATTTGTTTGACAGCTTGTATTATAAGGCGGATATTGCACTGTATAACGCCAAAAACACAGGTCGCAACCGTTATGTATTTTATACTGAAGGTGGGCGCAAATAG
- a CDS encoding Crp/Fnr family transcriptional regulator, protein MKKYLMQIKKSRLFAGIDLQELEAMLSCLSATVRNFKKGDYIIRSGDSVSSVALVASGSVHIQREDFWGNRTILSEIAESGLFGESYACAPGKPTPINAVAAQNCTIIFLDVRRIITTCSSVCAFHARLIQNLITVLAFKNIMLTDKIEHISQRSTREKLLSYLSEQAQAAGSSSFDIPFNRQQLADYLCVDRSAMSNALGQLRDEGVLNFNKSHFELL, encoded by the coding sequence ATGAAAAAGTATTTAATGCAAATTAAAAAGTCGCGATTGTTTGCCGGCATTGATTTACAGGAGCTTGAAGCAATGCTCAGCTGTCTTTCTGCAACGGTGCGCAATTTTAAAAAAGGGGACTATATCATTCGCAGCGGGGACAGTGTTTCTTCGGTGGCATTGGTTGCTTCAGGTAGTGTGCATATCCAGCGTGAGGATTTTTGGGGCAATCGCACCATACTTTCAGAGATAGCGGAGAGCGGATTATTTGGAGAAAGCTACGCTTGCGCACCCGGCAAACCGACGCCGATTAACGCCGTGGCGGCGCAAAACTGCACCATCATATTTTTAGATGTACGGCGGATCATTACCACCTGCTCGTCGGTCTGCGCTTTTCATGCACGCCTGATTCAGAATCTGATTACGGTTTTGGCCTTTAAAAACATCATGCTTACCGATAAAATTGAACATATTTCTCAGCGCAGCACTCGAGAAAAGCTTTTATCTTACCTCTCTGAGCAGGCGCAGGCGGCGGGCAGTTCATCATTTGATATTCCTTTTAACCGACAGCAGCTTGCTGACTATTTGTGCGTAGACCGAAGTGCCATGTCGAATGCGCTTGGTCAGCTTCGGGATGAAGGGGTGCTGAATTTTAATAAGTCGCATTTTGAGTTGCTTTAA
- a CDS encoding Rrf2 family transcriptional regulator translates to MKISTKGRYALRVMIDLAGHDAGAVISLRDISQRQGITLKYLEQITPLLSRAGLLKSIRGSSGGYRLTRPAAEYTAGEILRAVEGSLVPVACLEDEPNCCTRCNDCKTLPFWQGLAQIIDDYVDGVTLEDLLRGAPFLPESL, encoded by the coding sequence ATGAAAATATCCACTAAAGGCCGATATGCACTTAGAGTAATGATAGACCTTGCTGGTCATGATGCTGGTGCGGTGATTTCGCTGCGCGACATTTCACAGCGGCAAGGAATTACGTTAAAATACCTTGAACAGATTACCCCCTTACTCTCCCGCGCCGGATTGCTTAAAAGTATACGCGGTAGTAGCGGCGGCTACCGACTGACCCGTCCCGCTGCAGAATATACCGCAGGGGAGATTTTGCGTGCGGTAGAGGGCAGTCTGGTGCCGGTGGCCTGTCTAGAGGATGAGCCTAACTGCTGCACCCGTTGCAATGATTGTAAAACACTTCCCTTCTGGCAGGGGCTTGCGCAGATAATTGATGATTATGTTGATGGCGTGACCCTAGAAGATTTATTGCGTGGCGCGCCGTTTTTACCCGAGTCGCTTTAG
- a CDS encoding 4Fe-4S binding protein, with amino-acid sequence MAYVINDACISCGACEPECPVNAISAGDSKYVIDANTCIDCGACAGVCPVGAPNQE; translated from the coding sequence ATGGCATATGTTATTAACGACGCATGCATCAGCTGCGGCGCTTGCGAGCCCGAATGTCCTGTAAATGCGATTTCGGCTGGCGACAGCAAGTATGTTATCGACGCTAATACCTGCATCGATTGCGGTGCTTGCGCGGGTGTATGTCCCGTTGGCGCTCCTAACCAGGAGTAA